Proteins from a single region of Methanotorris igneus Kol 5:
- the cas10 gene encoding type III-A CRISPR-associated protein Cas10/Csm1 gives MEKLGEIIALGGLLHDIGKVAQRISGGKHSSIGAEFLRDLANKTKIKEYEILALFSEFHHKGDMVNEKGEIKEELKEKIKKVAEEFKISERELINALWLVYESDNISSSEREEASKLNIRNPLKSIFTSIDIGKGSVESKYYPLMPLEFKREFPSPQKNIEEKKIKEDYIDLKNNIYDDLKKLKKISIDRILVILEHYLTFVPAMTSKENDISLYDHLRMTSAIALALYHYHKNDFNMDPKDFINKLNNDEMKFLLIEADFSGIQDFIYTINIRGALKYLRARSTYLDLLSWDIVMEIIERLNLTRANVIYNGGGNFIILAQNTEEAKSKLKEIRKEVCKWLYDKFEGSLYLAMEWIEITPKELKDFKNGELWKELKAKVDERKNKRFVDIINEISLIDRDGFEKKKECDVCKKQVKEGELEYIEDKDIHVCKMCKYLWNLGDRLPKVQGFLRMKGKIDDTDIKYPSIKCPFSTFYAIESLESITNKFINKFRGIVFLKNSFDIFAVPENFEILPYIVADYAKIADETKHIISFDKLAEYSIGAKKIGVLRADVDNLGLIFAKGLKNTSPSRLATLSRFLDYFFKGYLNQIIQGKFQNAIEDVPMLRVEEELKPNNEKANIVVVYAGGDDLFIVGSWNEVFTLTFKIRELFKKYVGENPNITLSAGIGFFDEKYPLARMAEVTKERLEKAKDEGKNRVMLLERFEIDFPEFAETHKVSYGWDHYKDLWKKYAESIYKINKEKKEIELIELKETNGKGKKLSKSLIWKIIQAQELYARNPKSIRWAYILAYYLGRHGAEKIFKDLLTIDISKARNKPQEIYFVDGVLKVLLFAIRR, from the coding sequence GTGGAGAAGCTTGGAGAGATTATAGCTTTGGGTGGTTTGCTCCATGATATTGGTAAAGTTGCCCAAAGAATTAGTGGGGGGAAACATTCATCAATAGGTGCTGAATTTCTTAGAGATCTTGCAAATAAAACAAAAATTAAAGAATATGAAATCTTAGCCCTTTTTTCAGAGTTTCATCATAAGGGAGATATGGTAAATGAAAAGGGTGAAATAAAGGAAGAACTAAAAGAAAAAATAAAAAAGGTTGCTGAAGAATTTAAAATATCTGAAAGGGAGTTAATAAATGCATTATGGCTTGTTTATGAGTCAGATAACATTTCATCAAGTGAAAGGGAAGAAGCTTCAAAATTAAATATTAGAAATCCTTTAAAATCAATCTTTACATCAATTGATATTGGAAAGGGAAGTGTGGAAAGCAAATATTATCCTTTAATGCCATTAGAGTTTAAACGAGAATTTCCAAGCCCACAAAAGAATATTGAAGAAAAGAAGATAAAAGAGGATTATATAGATTTAAAGAATAATATCTATGATGATCTCAAAAAACTAAAAAAGATTAGCATTGATAGAATTTTGGTAATTTTAGAGCATTATTTAACTTTTGTTCCAGCTATGACCTCAAAAGAAAATGACATTTCTCTTTATGACCATTTAAGAATGACAAGTGCCATAGCACTTGCCCTATATCACTACCACAAGAATGACTTTAATATGGACCCAAAAGATTTCATAAATAAGCTAAATAATGATGAAATGAAATTTCTCCTTATTGAAGCTGATTTTTCTGGTATTCAGGATTTTATATATACCATAAATATAAGAGGGGCATTGAAATACCTTAGAGCAAGATCTACTTACCTTGATTTGCTTAGCTGGGATATTGTAATGGAGATAATTGAGCGCTTAAATTTAACAAGGGCAAATGTAATTTACAATGGAGGGGGTAATTTTATAATCTTAGCCCAAAATACAGAGGAAGCTAAATCCAAACTTAAAGAAATTAGAAAAGAAGTGTGTAAATGGTTATATGATAAATTTGAAGGGAGTTTATACCTTGCAATGGAATGGATTGAGATAACTCCAAAAGAACTTAAAGATTTTAAAAATGGGGAGTTGTGGAAAGAGTTAAAAGCCAAAGTGGATGAAAGAAAAAATAAGAGATTTGTTGATATTATTAATGAAATCTCACTTATTGATAGGGATGGCTTTGAAAAGAAAAAAGAATGTGATGTATGCAAAAAACAGGTTAAAGAAGGAGAGCTTGAATACATTGAAGATAAAGACATTCATGTATGTAAAATGTGCAAGTATTTATGGAATCTTGGCGATAGACTTCCAAAAGTTCAGGGGTTTTTGAGGATGAAGGGAAAGATTGACGATACTGACATTAAATACCCATCCATTAAATGCCCATTCTCAACGTTTTATGCTATCGAATCTTTGGAATCTATTACAAATAAATTTATAAATAAATTTAGAGGAATTGTGTTCCTCAAAAATTCTTTTGATATTTTTGCTGTTCCAGAAAACTTTGAGATATTGCCTTATATAGTTGCTGATTATGCAAAGATAGCTGATGAAACTAAACATATAATATCTTTTGATAAGCTTGCGGAATATTCAATTGGGGCAAAGAAAATTGGAGTATTAAGGGCAGATGTTGATAATTTAGGTTTAATCTTTGCGAAGGGTTTGAAAAATACATCACCATCAAGGCTTGCAACACTTTCAAGGTTCCTTGATTACTTCTTTAAAGGATACTTAAACCAAATAATTCAAGGAAAGTTTCAGAATGCAATTGAAGACGTCCCAATGTTAAGGGTGGAGGAAGAATTAAAGCCAAATAATGAGAAGGCAAATATTGTGGTTGTTTATGCTGGTGGTGATGACCTTTTTATTGTTGGTTCATGGAATGAAGTATTTACCCTTACTTTCAAAATTAGAGAATTGTTTAAGAAATATGTTGGTGAAAATCCAAACATAACCCTCTCTGCTGGAATTGGATTTTTTGATGAGAAGTATCCATTAGCAAGAATGGCAGAAGTTACCAAAGAACGATTAGAAAAAGCAAAGGATGAGGGTAAAAATAGGGTTATGCTCCTTGAGAGGTTTGAAATAGATTTTCCAGAGTTTGCAGAGACGCACAAGGTTTCATACGGGTGGGATCACTATAAAGACCTATGGAAAAAATATGCAGAGAGCATTTATAAAATAAATAAGGAGAAGAAGGAAATTGAATTAATTGAATTAAAAGAAACCAACGGCAAAGGCAAAAAGCTTAGTAAAAGTCTCATTTGGAAGATTATTCAGGCTCAGGAACTTTATGCAAGAAATCCAAAAAGTATAAGGTGGGCATACATTTTGGCATATTACTTAGGAAGGCATGGTGCTGAAAAGATATTCAAAGATCTTCTAACCATAGATATTTCCAAAGCTCGAAATAAACCACAAGAAATTTATTTTGTTGATGGGGTTTTAAAGGTGTTATTATTTGCTATTAGGAGGTGA
- the csm3 gene encoding type III-A CRISPR-associated RAMP protein Csm3: MNKESYDKNRAFYGKIILKGNIKAVTGLHIGAQREVSEIGGIDNPVIKDPVTGLPYIPGSSLKGRLRSLLEIAVNSKQPKEKQGTGEEKFFNTKVHNIWIHVCKKYDHAIECEVCRLFGASGEENFPSRVIVRDSQLTEEWKKRFESGEVFTEAKVETAIDRITSAASPRQSERVPAGVEFEFEIIYNIEDENWKDDLKNLLSAMKMLEDSYLGGSGSRGYGKIKFKLKNPIFRSREFYFGKKEEEEIELDTEDIKELLDKFEEVFGKITI, encoded by the coding sequence ATGAATAAAGAATCCTATGATAAAAATAGGGCATTTTATGGCAAAATAATTCTTAAAGGAAATATTAAAGCAGTTACTGGACTCCACATAGGGGCTCAAAGAGAAGTTTCTGAAATAGGGGGTATTGATAATCCAGTTATAAAAGATCCTGTAACAGGCCTGCCTTACATTCCAGGGTCATCATTAAAGGGACGATTGAGGTCTCTGCTTGAGATTGCAGTAAATTCAAAGCAACCTAAAGAAAAGCAAGGCACTGGCGAGGAGAAGTTTTTTAATACGAAAGTACATAATATTTGGATTCATGTATGTAAAAAATACGATCATGCAATAGAATGTGAAGTATGTCGGTTATTTGGAGCAAGTGGGGAAGAGAACTTTCCATCAAGAGTTATTGTTAGAGATTCTCAATTAACCGAAGAATGGAAAAAAAGATTTGAAAGTGGTGAAGTTTTTACTGAAGCAAAGGTGGAAACTGCAATTGATAGAATTACCTCAGCTGCAAGTCCAAGGCAGAGTGAAAGGGTTCCAGCGGGAGTGGAATTTGAATTTGAAATAATTTACAATATTGAAGATGAAAATTGGAAAGATGATTTAAAGAACCTTCTCAGTGCAATGAAAATGCTTGAAGACTCTTATTTGGGGGGATCTGGTTCAAGAGGTTATGGAAAAATTAAATTCAAACTTAAAAATCCAATTTTTAGAAGCAGGGAGTTTTACTTTGGAAAGAAAGAGGAAGAAGAAATTGAACTCGATACAGAAGACATTAAGGAATTGTTAGATAAATTTGAAGAGGTATTTGGGAAAATAACCATTTAA
- the csm2 gene encoding type III-A CRISPR-associated protein Csm2 gives MRNDNKQIKIDNNIYKELKEISEKIQSKEVLNPISLSSKIEKVSKYFKNKKKEKDKILEKFWNEELSRQFSAPICANFADGWKEEDIIKKAMLLSIYLRLDGLKSSQLRKFLDLATNVHNLIKYQKHQKNLHEEILPRIIKMRYILAYQAGKERTVEKLYAVLDPMLQILQKADDNNFKKNFGKFYEFLQAIVAYHKFFGGAD, from the coding sequence ATGAGAAATGATAATAAACAAATCAAAATTGATAATAATATCTATAAAGAATTAAAGGAAATTTCTGAAAAAATACAAAGTAAAGAAGTTCTTAATCCAATATCCTTAAGTTCTAAAATTGAAAAAGTAAGTAAGTACTTTAAAAATAAGAAAAAAGAGAAAGATAAAATTTTAGAAAAATTCTGGAATGAGGAGTTAAGCAGGCAGTTTTCAGCACCAATTTGTGCAAACTTTGCTGATGGGTGGAAAGAAGAAGATATAATTAAAAAAGCAATGCTACTTTCGATATATCTAAGACTTGATGGGTTAAAATCTTCTCAGCTTAGGAAGTTTTTAGATTTAGCAACTAATGTACATAACCTTATTAAATATCAAAAACATCAAAAAAATTTGCATGAGGAAATATTACCCAGAATAATAAAAATGAGGTATATTTTAGCTTATCAAGCAGGAAAAGAAAGAACAGTTGAAAAACTCTATGCTGTCCTTGATCCAATGCTCCAAATACTCCAAAAAGCAGATGATAATAACTTTAAAAAGAATTTTGGAAAGTTTTATGAATTTTTGCAGGCTATTGTTGCCTACCACAAATTCTTTGGAGGTGCTGACTAA
- the csm4 gene encoding type III-A CRISPR-associated RAMP protein Csm4: MQMKAIKLYFQTPLYMGGERGAIIPVHSDTIFGAIINALIYLNVDIEPFVGAFEENRFSISSAFPFRGEKLFFPKPFHINSYINKKIDKDPNLEGYLKLKKFKKKKFFDKENFEKMINGKIPDLDEINYEEKYGYKVADIPKIVLDRITVNSHLYHISQVFFEDNAGLYFLFQGDDEIFKNYIKPAIRLLGDEGIGGKRTWGLGKFKPKFEDIALKTQESDLFVTLSLTIPKNKNVLHLWDFIKRGDWIFTRNGKPRRKPTIMMVKEGSILNKDPGEIIDLDNYGNFSGEIGHKVLVNAKSFLIPVRWKH; encoded by the coding sequence ATGCAGATGAAAGCAATAAAACTTTATTTTCAAACTCCACTATATATGGGTGGTGAAAGGGGGGCTATAATTCCAGTGCATTCTGATACAATCTTTGGTGCCATAATAAATGCACTCATCTACCTTAATGTTGATATTGAACCTTTTGTTGGAGCATTTGAAGAAAATAGATTTTCAATATCCTCTGCATTTCCGTTTAGGGGGGAGAAATTATTTTTTCCAAAGCCATTTCATATCAATAGTTACATTAATAAAAAAATTGATAAAGACCCTAACTTGGAGGGCTACTTAAAGTTAAAAAAATTTAAGAAAAAGAAATTCTTTGACAAAGAAAACTTTGAAAAAATGATAAATGGCAAAATTCCAGATCTTGATGAGATAAATTATGAAGAAAAGTATGGTTATAAAGTTGCAGATATCCCAAAAATTGTTCTTGACAGGATTACAGTAAATTCCCATCTCTACCATATTTCTCAGGTGTTTTTTGAGGATAATGCTGGCCTTTACTTTCTATTCCAAGGAGATGATGAAATTTTTAAAAATTACATAAAGCCGGCTATAAGGTTATTGGGGGATGAAGGTATAGGGGGCAAAAGAACTTGGGGACTTGGGAAGTTTAAACCTAAATTTGAAGATATTGCATTAAAAACTCAGGAATCTGATTTGTTTGTAACGCTTTCATTGACCATTCCAAAAAATAAAAATGTTCTACATTTATGGGATTTTATTAAGAGAGGGGATTGGATTTTCACAAGAAATGGAAAGCCAAGAAGAAAGCCTACGATAATGATGGTTAAAGAAGGTTCAATACTTAATAAAGACCCTGGGGAAATTATAGATTTAGATAACTATGGTAATTTTTCAGGTGAAATTGGACATAAAGTTTTGGTAAATGCAAAATCATTTTTAATTCCTGTGAGGTGGAAGCATTGA
- the csx2 gene encoding TIGR02221 family CRISPR-associated protein — translation MKLLTFLGTTKYSEVVYTHEGKEVKTRYIQKVLSEIFKPDEVVIFVTNEAYKEHGDSIKKELGNVSFVQIEIPKSQEDLWDLFEKIVESVNDNDEIIFDITHAFRHIPFMSFIVLLYLQQVKNVKIKGIYYGAFMKDYNKAPIFDLSSLLNLAEWLYEIRDLKKYGRGCFIDSNKRKVCVFSSSVIFIYHEILIIYDSTVSDMWGLKPEWGLLRALKMWGVSVPPESQPMKMGGWKVIRYDSFVCFKSSG, via the coding sequence ATAAAACTGCTAACATTTCTTGGTACTACCAAATATTCAGAAGTTGTTTATACCCATGAAGGAAAAGAAGTTAAAACAAGATATATTCAAAAGGTTCTTTCAGAGATTTTTAAACCAGATGAGGTTGTAATATTTGTAACTAATGAAGCTTACAAAGAACATGGCGATAGCATAAAAAAAGAACTCGGCAATGTATCCTTTGTTCAAATTGAAATTCCAAAAAGTCAGGAAGATTTATGGGATCTCTTTGAAAAAATTGTTGAAAGTGTTAATGATAATGATGAAATAATTTTTGATATAACCCATGCTTTCAGACATATACCCTTCATGTCTTTTATTGTCCTCCTGTATCTCCAACAGGTTAAAAATGTTAAAATAAAGGGGATTTATTACGGTGCATTTATGAAAGATTATAATAAGGCTCCGATTTTTGATTTAAGTTCCCTTCTGAACTTGGCTGAGTGGCTCTATGAAATAAGAGATTTGAAAAAATATGGAAGGGGCTGTTTCATAGATAGCAACAAGCGCAAAGTTTGTGTATTTTCGAGTAGCGTAATTTTTATATATCATGAAATATTAATTATTTATGACAGTACAGTCTCCGATATGTGGGGTCTTAAGCCCGAATGGGGACTGTTGAGAGCTTTGAAGATGTGGGGAGTTTCCGTTCCCCCCGAAAGCCAGCCAATGAAGATGGGAGGGTGGAAGGTTATCCGCTACGATAGTTTCGTATGTTTCAAAAGTAGCGGATAA